The Sulfurospirillum halorespirans DSM 13726 genome has a window encoding:
- a CDS encoding exo-beta-1,3-glucanase, producing MNHTFKMILFYLAMFATLGLFWFWMALPSSSLITLDSNVKLQCLSYAPFGKNESPMDIPKGFRPSTEQMDKDLAHLATITSCIRSYSSVGLEELPEIARKHGLKLWLGAWVSSDAALTKKEIDTTIRLAKENKDIVETVVVGNEALLRRDVSAGQLVGYIQEVKQALPDMVITYADVWEFWNKHPEVAPAVDRVTIHILPYWEDKPISVEKALLHVKNIRELMQQKIPDKEIVIGETGWPSEGRMREGAYPSAVNQAIFTRGFVQMAEESGWKYNFIEAFDQPWKRMSEGAVGGFWGLFDADRADKHILHGFVSNFPNALWLFISSCALSLVGLIWLWGVPTCSCKKAPYWFTTLFGGSVALTWQANAYWIVSRNNLEEAWAILCLSVAFLLWLKLVRFLIAEEITMRGSMARFISVITLSEPKGETFWEDVLHLFSISIVLVMTLSLAFDGRYLNFELGTLGIIAVVYAVIYFSTERKELNGLMEKASGLILFLSALAVLVQESARNDFALNWVILVMVLGSTLWLSTSKLCGLFRTLLILIVAAGAIVAMKEGVYVKESWVAVCAADPLLPICQFRTLLGKVIYLNYVGLSGIVIAIFSVLSGSYILGMIAIIMGLFCLLTFNGFLGAIIVVLGWWIVGYRLSEKCTL from the coding sequence ATGAATCACACGTTTAAAATGATCCTTTTTTACCTTGCGATGTTTGCCACATTGGGGCTTTTTTGGTTTTGGATGGCTTTGCCTTCTTCGAGCCTGATTACGCTTGATTCCAATGTCAAACTGCAATGCCTCTCGTATGCCCCTTTTGGCAAAAATGAGTCACCGATGGATATTCCTAAAGGGTTTCGTCCTTCGACCGAGCAGATGGACAAAGATTTGGCGCATTTGGCGACGATTACGAGTTGTATTCGCTCGTATTCGAGCGTTGGGCTTGAAGAGTTACCCGAGATTGCGCGTAAACATGGGCTGAAACTGTGGCTGGGTGCGTGGGTGAGCAGTGATGCGGCGTTGACGAAAAAAGAGATCGACACAACGATTCGTTTAGCCAAAGAGAACAAAGACATTGTCGAAACCGTTGTCGTGGGCAATGAAGCGTTGTTAAGACGCGATGTGAGTGCTGGACAGTTGGTAGGCTATATCCAAGAAGTAAAACAAGCATTGCCCGATATGGTCATCACGTATGCCGATGTGTGGGAGTTTTGGAACAAGCATCCCGAGGTCGCACCTGCGGTCGATCGCGTGACGATTCACATCTTGCCGTACTGGGAAGATAAGCCCATCAGTGTGGAAAAAGCGCTTTTACATGTAAAGAATATTCGTGAGTTGATGCAACAAAAAATCCCTGATAAAGAGATCGTCATCGGTGAGACAGGCTGGCCAAGTGAAGGGCGTATGCGAGAAGGTGCCTACCCAAGTGCGGTCAATCAAGCCATCTTCACGCGTGGTTTTGTCCAAATGGCGGAAGAGAGTGGCTGGAAGTACAATTTTATCGAAGCATTTGACCAACCGTGGAAACGTATGAGTGAAGGGGCTGTGGGCGGTTTTTGGGGTCTGTTTGATGCCGATCGCGCCGATAAGCACATCTTGCATGGTTTTGTCTCCAACTTTCCCAATGCGTTGTGGCTTTTCATCAGCAGTTGTGCGCTCAGTCTGGTTGGTTTGATTTGGCTTTGGGGCGTGCCGACATGTTCGTGCAAAAAAGCGCCGTACTGGTTTACAACGCTCTTTGGTGGTTCGGTAGCACTCACATGGCAAGCCAATGCCTATTGGATCGTTTCGCGCAATAATTTGGAAGAGGCGTGGGCGATTTTATGTCTGAGTGTCGCTTTTTTACTGTGGCTTAAACTGGTGCGCTTTCTCATCGCCGAAGAGATCACGATGCGAGGTTCGATGGCGCGTTTTATAAGCGTTATAACGCTCAGTGAACCCAAAGGTGAAACGTTTTGGGAAGATGTTTTGCATCTGTTTAGCATCAGCATCGTGCTTGTGATGACACTCTCTTTAGCGTTTGATGGGCGGTATCTGAACTTTGAGCTAGGAACGCTGGGCATCATCGCTGTGGTGTATGCGGTCATTTACTTTTCAACCGAACGTAAAGAGCTTAATGGTTTGATGGAAAAAGCGAGTGGGTTGATCTTGTTTTTAAGTGCCTTAGCGGTTTTAGTTCAAGAGAGTGCGCGTAATGATTTTGCACTGAATTGGGTCATTTTAGTGATGGTTTTGGGCTCAACATTGTGGCTTTCCACCTCGAAATTGTGCGGTCTTTTTAGAACACTTTTGATTTTGATTGTAGCCGCAGGTGCTATTGTGGCAATGAAAGAGGGTGTCTATGTCAAAGAGTCGTGGGTGGCTGTGTGCGCGGCAGATCCTCTGCTTCCTATCTGTCAATTTAGAACGCTTTTAGGCAAGGTGATTTACCTCAATTACGTAGGGCTTTCAGGCATTGTCATTGCTATCTTTAGTGTGCTCTCTGGAAGCTATATCTTGGGTATGATCGCGATCATTATGGGACTTTTCTGCCTTCTGACGTTCAATGGCTTTTTAGGTGCCATTATCGTCGTTCTGGGTTGGTGGATTGTGGGGTATCGTCTGAGTGAAAAGTGTACGTTGTAG